One stretch of Leadbetterella byssophila DSM 17132 DNA includes these proteins:
- a CDS encoding endo-1,4-beta-xylanase translates to MKKLIWMFWGILPGMAQEVTLKEVYKGAFKMGTAVNMEMMQDPLVKQQFNSVTPENVMKAEEVCPAPGVYDFSKADEFVRWAQGMFIVGHTLIWHNQTPSWFFEQADGSKKSPEDVKEQLREHIQKVAGRYAGKVHAWDVVNEVIDDDGSYRSTLWVNGVGSGDELVKLAFKYAAEYAPDTELYYNDFNAWRPEKVKGIVRMIKMLQAEGIRIDGVGIQGHWGLNYPKSEYIEAAIEAYAACGVKVMITELDVDVLPLTREGQIIGQGMMHKQFQNEEFKVYLDPYRDGLPTEVEEQLARRYKELFEIFYRKRDKIDRVTVWGMKDGMSWKNDYPIPGRTNYPLLWNRDGSPKMAWYRVLEVVKE, encoded by the coding sequence GTGAAGAAACTAATATGGATGTTTTGGGGCATACTTCCGGGAATGGCACAGGAAGTAACTCTTAAAGAAGTGTATAAAGGTGCCTTTAAGATGGGAACTGCGGTGAATATGGAGATGATGCAGGATCCCTTGGTGAAGCAGCAATTCAATAGCGTGACGCCGGAGAATGTCATGAAGGCAGAAGAGGTATGTCCGGCGCCCGGTGTATATGATTTTAGTAAGGCGGATGAGTTTGTACGTTGGGCTCAGGGCATGTTTATCGTGGGGCATACCCTGATTTGGCATAATCAAACTCCTTCTTGGTTCTTTGAGCAGGCAGACGGTAGTAAGAAGAGTCCGGAGGATGTCAAGGAGCAATTGAGAGAGCACATTCAAAAAGTGGCAGGGAGATATGCGGGTAAGGTACATGCATGGGATGTGGTGAATGAGGTCATAGATGATGATGGGTCATATAGATCCACATTGTGGGTGAATGGGGTGGGAAGCGGAGATGAGTTGGTGAAGTTGGCCTTTAAATATGCTGCCGAGTATGCCCCGGACACGGAGTTGTATTATAATGATTTTAATGCTTGGCGACCGGAGAAGGTGAAAGGTATAGTAAGGATGATCAAGATGCTACAAGCGGAAGGTATCCGCATAGACGGAGTAGGGATTCAGGGGCATTGGGGTTTGAATTATCCAAAAAGCGAGTATATAGAGGCGGCAATAGAAGCATATGCGGCTTGTGGGGTAAAGGTAATGATCACGGAACTGGATGTGGACGTACTTCCCTTAACCAGAGAAGGGCAGATCATAGGGCAGGGTATGATGCATAAGCAGTTTCAGAACGAGGAGTTCAAGGTGTATTTGGATCCCTATCGGGATGGTTTGCCTACGGAGGTAGAGGAGCAATTGGCTAGGAGGTATAAGGAGTTGTTTGAGATATTTTACAGGAAGAGGGATAAGATAGATAGAGTAACGGTTTGGGGAATGAAAGATGGCATGTCATGGAAGAACGACTATCCTATACCTGGCAGAACAAACTATCCTTTGTTGTGGAACAGGGACGGTAGTCCGAAGATGGCATGGTATAGGGTATTGGAAGTGGTGAAAGAGTAG
- the rplD gene encoding 50S ribosomal protein L4 has protein sequence MEVKVINKTGQETGKTLKLSEEVFGIEPNQHVVWLDVKHYLAAQRQGTHKSKERAEVARSTKKLLRQKGSGGARHGSAKAPIYVGGGRVFGPRPRNYDFKLNLKVKQLARKSVLSARLAENQLKVVEDFGFDTPKTKAYVEFLNALSLSGKKTLFVVNGSENNLYLSARNIPKTKVVDVNSVNTYDLVNTDTILLAESAISPLETILKD, from the coding sequence ATGGAAGTAAAAGTAATTAACAAAACAGGACAGGAAACCGGCAAGACTTTAAAGTTAAGCGAAGAGGTTTTCGGTATTGAGCCAAACCAGCACGTGGTATGGTTAGATGTGAAGCACTATTTGGCTGCACAGCGTCAAGGTACTCACAAATCTAAAGAGAGAGCGGAAGTTGCACGTTCTACAAAGAAATTGCTTCGTCAGAAAGGATCAGGTGGAGCTCGTCATGGTTCTGCTAAGGCGCCTATTTATGTAGGTGGTGGTAGAGTATTCGGTCCACGTCCTCGCAATTATGATTTCAAGTTGAACTTGAAAGTGAAGCAATTGGCTCGTAAATCTGTTTTATCTGCACGTTTAGCAGAGAATCAATTGAAAGTGGTAGAGGACTTCGGTTTTGACACGCCTAAAACCAAAGCTTATGTTGAATTCTTGAATGCTTTATCATTAAGCGGTAAGAAGACATTGTTTGTGGTTAACGGATCTGAGAACAACTTGTACTTGTCTGCGAGAAACATCCCTAAGACTAAGGTAGTAGATGTTAATTCGGTGAACACTTATGATTTGGTGAATACAGATACCATATTGTTGGCTGAGAGCGCGATTTCTCCATTAGAAACCATTTTGAAAGACTAA
- the rplB gene encoding 50S ribosomal protein L2, whose amino-acid sequence MAVKKLNPVTPGTRHRIAPNFSDVTTNKPEKSLLAVVKKTGGRNNEGHRTARYIGGGHKRRYRIIDFKRDKYDVPAEVLTIEYDPNRTSRIALVQYTDGEKRYIIAPQGLKVGQTIISGEKVAPEVGNALILKNMPLGTIVHNIELTPGKGAQMARSAGTYAQVLAKEGKYVTLKMPSGEMRLVLANSMATVGSVSNPDHMNVVLGKAGRNRWLGRRPRVRGVVMNPVDHPMGGGEGRASGGHPRSRNGLLAKGKKTRSKNKYSNKLIISRRTK is encoded by the coding sequence ATGGCAGTTAAAAAATTAAATCCGGTTACGCCCGGAACGAGACACAGAATTGCTCCTAACTTTTCTGATGTAACTACAAACAAGCCTGAGAAGAGTTTGTTAGCAGTTGTGAAAAAGACAGGAGGTAGGAACAACGAAGGTCACAGAACCGCAAGATACATTGGTGGAGGACATAAGAGAAGATACCGTATTATCGACTTTAAGCGTGATAAATACGATGTGCCGGCAGAAGTATTGACTATCGAATACGATCCAAACCGTACTTCCAGAATTGCCCTTGTGCAGTACACAGACGGAGAGAAGAGATATATCATCGCTCCTCAAGGTCTTAAAGTAGGACAAACTATTATCTCTGGTGAGAAAGTAGCTCCTGAAGTGGGTAATGCTCTTATTTTGAAAAACATGCCACTTGGTACTATTGTACATAACATCGAGTTGACTCCTGGTAAAGGTGCTCAAATGGCTCGTAGTGCAGGTACTTATGCGCAGGTTTTAGCGAAAGAGGGTAAATATGTTACCTTGAAAATGCCTTCTGGCGAAATGCGTTTAGTTTTAGCTAATAGCATGGCTACCGTAGGTTCTGTTTCTAACCCTGATCACATGAACGTGGTATTAGGAAAAGCAGGACGTAACCGTTGGTTAGGTAGAAGACCAAGAGTAAGAGGTGTGGTTATGAACCCGGTTGATCACCCAATGGGTGGTGGTGAAGGTCGTGCCTCAGGAGGTCACCCACGTTCTCGTAATGGTTTATTAGCGAAAGGTAAGAAAACCAGAAGCAAGAATAAGTACTCAAACAAGTTAATCATTTCTAGAAGAACCAAATAA
- the rplC gene encoding 50S ribosomal protein L3 — MSGIIGKKIGMTTIFNNGAAVPCTVIEAGPCVVTQVRTEETDGYNAIQLGFGEKKEKRTTKALLGHFKKANTTPKRKLVEFKEFEKEFALGDTIKVEDVFVEGEFVDVSGNTKGKGFQGVVKRHGFGGVGQSTHGQHNRLRAPGSIGACSYPARVFKGLRMAGRMGNTKVTIQNLQVLKLFPEKNLIIVSGSVPGGKNGIVTLHK, encoded by the coding sequence ATGTCTGGTATTATTGGAAAAAAAATAGGGATGACCACCATTTTCAACAATGGTGCGGCTGTGCCTTGTACAGTGATTGAAGCAGGCCCTTGCGTAGTTACTCAGGTAAGAACTGAAGAGACTGACGGATACAATGCTATTCAGTTAGGCTTTGGTGAGAAGAAAGAGAAGAGAACTACAAAAGCACTTTTAGGTCACTTTAAGAAGGCTAACACCACTCCTAAGCGTAAGTTAGTAGAATTCAAAGAATTCGAAAAGGAGTTTGCATTAGGAGACACCATTAAGGTGGAGGATGTATTTGTTGAAGGTGAATTTGTGGATGTTAGTGGCAATACCAAAGGAAAAGGATTCCAAGGTGTGGTTAAGCGTCATGGATTCGGTGGGGTAGGTCAGTCTACACACGGTCAGCATAACCGTTTACGTGCTCCTGGTTCTATTGGTGCCTGTTCTTATCCTGCGAGAGTATTCAAAGGTTTGAGAATGGCGGGTAGAATGGGTAACACGAAAGTGACTATTCAAAACCTTCAAGTGTTGAAGTTGTTCCCTGAGAAGAACTTAATCATTGTATCCGGATCAGTTCCTGGTGGAAAGAACGGTATAGTGACTTTGCATAAGTAA
- the rplW gene encoding 50S ribosomal protein L23, translated as MSILKRPIITEKTQGLNAKNKYTFEVSRDANKISIASAVEKMYGVTVEKVNTITQIGKKKSRMTRTKVTSGRTSTYKKAIVTLKEGEIIDFYAEL; from the coding sequence ATGAGTATCTTAAAAAGACCCATCATAACTGAGAAGACTCAGGGGTTAAACGCGAAGAACAAATATACATTTGAAGTTAGCCGTGATGCCAACAAGATTTCTATTGCTTCTGCGGTAGAGAAAATGTATGGTGTAACGGTAGAGAAAGTGAACACTATTACTCAGATAGGAAAGAAGAAATCAAGAATGACCCGTACTAAGGTGACTTCAGGAAGAACTTCTACTTATAAAAAAGCAATAGTAACTCTTAAAGAAGGGGAAATCATCGATTTCTACGCTGAATTATAA
- the rpsS gene encoding 30S ribosomal protein S19, translating to MARSLKKGPYIDFRLENKIFAMNESGKKSVIKTWSRRSMISPDFIGHTFAVHNGNKFIPVYVTDNMIGHKLGEFAPTRNFRGHVNKKDKGKR from the coding sequence ATGGCTCGTTCGTTAAAAAAAGGACCATACATTGATTTTAGACTAGAGAATAAAATCTTTGCTATGAATGAATCTGGCAAGAAATCAGTGATCAAGACTTGGTCAAGAAGATCCATGATTTCCCCTGATTTTATAGGTCATACGTTTGCTGTTCACAACGGAAACAAATTTATCCCTGTTTACGTGACAGATAACATGATTGGACATAAGTTAGGAGAATTCGCTCCTACACGTAACTTCAGAGGTCACGTAAATAAGAAAGATAAAGGTAAAAGATAA
- a CDS encoding NIPSNAP family protein translates to MKNLLFLLLPFFCNAQYYELRVYHCNEGKLETLLTRFRDHTTKLFEKHGMRNEGYWIPAQGNEQVLYYILSYPSKEDREASWKGFMADPVWQEVARKSEENGKIINKIDSYFMTENKDLSRNQFSLPSNGIFELRIYDILPDQYARIVKRFKDHTQSLFEKQGMINMMYYDTEKNELLYLLSHTSLEAAEKAWKGFRSDPAWLKVKDDSEKPGPIVKEVHSIFLKPTDFSAIK, encoded by the coding sequence ATGAAGAACCTTTTGTTCCTTCTCCTCCCTTTTTTTTGCAATGCCCAATACTACGAGTTGAGAGTTTACCACTGTAACGAAGGAAAACTCGAAACCCTCCTTACACGTTTTCGTGATCATACAACAAAACTTTTTGAAAAACATGGCATGCGTAATGAAGGCTATTGGATTCCGGCACAAGGGAATGAACAAGTCCTTTACTATATCCTTTCTTATCCTTCCAAAGAGGATAGAGAAGCTTCATGGAAAGGATTTATGGCTGACCCCGTTTGGCAAGAGGTAGCTCGTAAATCTGAAGAAAATGGAAAGATCATAAACAAGATAGACTCCTATTTCATGACAGAGAACAAGGACCTGTCCCGAAATCAATTCTCACTACCTTCAAATGGGATTTTCGAATTAAGAATTTACGATATACTACCGGATCAGTATGCCAGAATCGTCAAGCGCTTCAAAGACCACACCCAAAGTCTATTTGAAAAGCAAGGCATGATCAACATGATGTATTACGATACCGAAAAGAATGAATTACTCTACCTCCTTTCTCACACTTCCTTAGAGGCAGCAGAAAAAGCATGGAAGGGCTTTCGTTCAGATCCCGCCTGGCTAAAAGTAAAAGATGACTCTGAAAAACCGGGTCCGATAGTCAAAGAGGTGCATTCCATTTTTCTAAAACCTACTGACTTCTCAGCCATTAAATGA
- the rplV gene encoding 50S ribosomal protein L22 translates to MEAVAKLKDFPTSPRKARLVADLIRGKKVNQALGILTYQPQQAAPVIKKVLLSAIANWQNKNEDARIEDADLYVKTIMIDGGRMLKRLRPAPQGRAYRVRKRSQHITIVVDTLENQSA, encoded by the coding sequence ATGGAAGCAGTAGCAAAATTAAAGGATTTCCCTACCTCGCCGCGTAAAGCAAGGCTTGTAGCAGATCTTATCAGAGGCAAGAAGGTGAACCAAGCATTGGGGATTCTTACTTACCAGCCTCAGCAAGCCGCACCGGTAATAAAGAAGGTATTACTATCTGCCATTGCCAACTGGCAAAATAAGAACGAAGACGCCAGAATTGAGGATGCTGATTTGTATGTGAAGACCATCATGATTGACGGAGGAAGAATGTTAAAGAGACTACGTCCTGCTCCTCAGGGGAGAGCTTACAGAGTAAGAAAACGTTCTCAGCACATCACCATCGTGGTAGACACTCTCGAGAATCAATCAGCATAA